The genomic interval CTTCCTGCTTGCCGCCGGCGCTGGCCTCGACCTCGCCGACCTTTTGCACGCGGACCCGGACGGTGAACCGCCGCGCGTGGTCGGGACCGGACGTGCCCGTCACCTCGTATTCCGGCGGACGGCGCTGATTGCCCGCCGCCCATTCCTGCAAGGCGCTCTTGGGATGCTTCGAACGCCCCGTCTTGCCGGCAACCGCGTCCTTCCAGATCCGGCGGACGAGATCTCTGGTGGCATCAAAACCGGTTTCGAGGAAGTTCGCGCCCAGCAGCGATTCCATGATGTCGCCCAGCACGTTATCACTATCCGCCGCACCGTCGTCGCGCGCCTGCTTGCCCATCCGGACATGCTCGGCCGCCCCGATCGCTCGAGCACGCGCGGCGCAGGTCTGACGACTGACGAGCGCGTTCAGGCGCTGGGCGAGCTGGCCTTCGGCGCTCTGGCTGCGGTCGTAGAGCCAGTCGGCGATGGACAGGCCGAGCACGCGGTCGCCGAGGAACTCGAGCCGCTCGTAATCGCGCGGGTCGCCGGTGCTGCCGTGGGTCAGCGCTTCTTTCCAGAGCGCTGCATCGCGCACCGTGAAGCCGGCATTCTCCAGCCAGCTGCGCGTTTCGGAGGGCAGATCGCTCAAATGC from Aurantiacibacter spongiae carries:
- the rnc gene encoding ribonuclease III; translation: MSDLPSETRSWLENAGFTVRDAALWKEALTHGSTGDPRDYERLEFLGDRVLGLSIADWLYDRSQSAEGQLAQRLNALVSRQTCAARARAIGAAEHVRMGKQARDDGAADSDNVLGDIMESLLGANFLETGFDATRDLVRRIWKDAVAGKTGRSKHPKSALQEWAAGNQRRPPEYEVTGTSGPDHARRFTVRVRVQKVGEVEASAGGKQEAETEAARLFMEKYG